CTGGCAATCCGCCTGCAGGAAGAAGAATATGCTGAGGCCGGAGCCGAACagccagcgaagaagaaagctAGAGCCGTGGTGGTAGACGATTCTGAGGATGATGTCAGTATGCTCAGCGAGCTGGACACAGACGACTCGATGCCTATGAAGACATCGACGAGAAATAAGATATCCAAGAACCCGTCGTCATCAGTATCCAAGATGCCGGTCAAGGCCGAAGCTAGCTCCAGTCGCAGTGCTAAGAAGACTCCCATACGAAAGGCCAGCTTCAAAGCCAAGAGCTCTATCAGCAAGACtgtgaagaagcagatcccagacagcgaagatgacgagCTGAGTGAAGTCGACAGCGAAGACTTTGTCGTTGACTCCTCGGAGCCGGCCGAATCTACTGGTGTTAGTGACACTGAGTCTGACATTCCGCTTGCTGTTGCCCGTCCCGCGCCAGCTCTTGTCAAACGTGGCGCGGCTAGAGGTCGCGGACGACGTACTGCCAAAGCGGCTCGGCGACATGGCAGAATCACTGCAGAGCAAGCAGCTCAGATCGCTGCTGACCTCGAATCAATGGTCGGCCTGGGCAGAAAGGAGCGCGAACGTAAGAAATTGGAAAAAGCGCACCCAGGCATCAAGACCATGTGGACGGACCTGGAGAAGATTCCTGTCATTCAGCCAGAGGCGGCTCTTCAGCCCGATAGTATCAACCGCAAGCTCAAGCCATTCCAACTTGAAGGTCTCAACTGGATGatcaagcaggagaagacACACTACAAGGGCGGACTGCTCGGCGATGAGATGGGCATGGGCAAGACGATCCAAGCCGTGTCACTGATCATGTCCGACTATCCACAGAAGGAACCGACTCTTGTTCTCATGCCGCCTGTCGCTCTGATGCAATGGAAGACGGAGATCGAGGAGTATACAGACGGGAAGCTCAAGGTTCTAGTCTACCACGGACAGAACAACAAGGTCAAGAACATGTcggtcaagaagctcaaggagtTCGATGTCATCCTGATATCTTACAACAGCTTGGAGTCGCTGCATCGCAAGGAGATCAAAGGCTGGTCCCGGGGTGAAGACATCGTCAAGGAGGATTCGCCCATCCATGCCATTCACTACCATCGGCTCATCCTCGACGAGGCTCACAGTATCAAGTCTCGCACCACAGGAGTAGCGAAAGCGTGCTTTGCTCTGAAAGGCACTTACAAGTGGTGTCTATCAGGCACTCCGGTGCAGAACCGCATTGGCGAATTCTTCTCGCTTCTCCGATTCCTCGAAGTACGTCCTTTCGCGGATTACTTCTGCAAGAAATGCCCTTGTGCCATGCTCCACTGGCAGCTGGACGATGACCACATGTGCAAGGAGTGCAAGCATGCCGGAATGGAGCATGTGTCGGTGTTCAACCAGGAACTGCTCAACCCACTTACGCAATCTGAAGAGGCAGAGGACCGTGCCGAGGCTATGGCCAAGCTGCACCTTATCACCGCCCGCATCATGCTTCGTCGCATGAAACGCGATCACACTAGCTCTATGGAACTACCGCCCAAGGAGGTCATCATCCACAATGAGTTCTTCGGACCGATTGAGCGTGACTTCTCGTCCAGCATCATGAGCAATACGGCTCGTACTTTCGACACATACGTTGCTCGGGGTGTGATGCTCAACAACTATGCCAACATCTTCGGTCTGATCATGCAGATGCGGCAAGTCGCCAATCACCCCGATCTTctgttgaagaagaatgccCACGAAGGCCAGAATGTTCTTGTTTGTAACATCTGCGACGAGGTGGCTGAAGAGGCCATCCGCTCCCAGTGCAAGCACGACTTCTGCCGCGCATGCGTCAAGTCTTACTGTCAGTCGATCGAGCAGGATGACGGCGAAGCTGATTGTCCTCGCTGTCACATTCCGCTTTCGATCGACTTCGATCAGCCCGAAATCGAGCAAGACGAAGACGTGGTCAAGAAGTCTTCGATCATCAACCGCATCAAAATGGAGGACTGGACGTCTTCCACGAAGATCGAGATGTTGATCTATGACCTTTACAAGCTGCGCTCCAAGAAGCAGACTCTCAAGTCTATCGTCTTCTCGCAGTTCACATCGATGCTGCAACTCATCGAGTGGCGCCTTCGCCGTGCTGGCTTCAACACAGTGATGCTCGATGGATCCATGACGCCTATCCAGCGCCAGCGGAGTATCGATCATTTCATGAATACGCCAGAGTGCGAGATCTTCCTCGTTTCGTTGAAGGCCGGAGGAGTCGCTCTGAACCTTGTCGAGGCGTCGAGAGTCTTCATTGTCGACCCGTAAGTTCATCCTGGCCCCTGTGTTTGTGCTCATTGCTGACAGTATCTTAGCTGGTGGAACCCCGCAGCAGAGTGGCAGTCTGCTGATCGTTGCCATCGCATTGGGCAGCGTCGCCCGTGTGTCATCACTCGTCTCTGCATTGAGGACTCCGTGGAATCTCGAATTGTCATGCttcaagagaagaaggccaacATGATCAACGGCACCATCAACAATGACAAGGTGGCCATGGAGAAGCTCACGCCGGAGGACATGCAGTTCCTGTTCCGCGGTACTTGATTGCTTCTATTCAACCCTGGACGCTTTTCAACACCAGGTTTTACACTCGGAGCTCGCACATTCACGCCTTTCCCCATTTGCTGCAAATGAGCATCTCATTGCTGCATCACCTACTTTCTATGCGTGTCTGCCCGCAGCGGATGTGGCAGGCATAACATTGCTCCGCAAATAGTCTAGCGTGAACAGTAGCTAGAACAGAACAAACGAGATAGATGCTGATATGATACCCGCGACGCCATTGGTGCGCCGCTTTTGCTCTCATACCCTGAGGATTCAGTCAACCAGTGTGGCTGGGACGCGCAGGAGCCTCTCACACGCACCGTACGTACTCAAAAAGCTTGATGCATTGCAGCAGGAACAGAAGCTTGCGCAAACGTGCATACAAATCGAGCTTTCTGGCTTGCATCGTGCAGCCGATAGCTTCACACTGACGAAGAGGCACAGAAGATCAGAGTTCATCATCAGCGGCTCAGCGGGGGTAAATTCTAAGGTAAATCTTACACGCTACTCCGGTCTCGCAACATATCGCTCACACATTTAAAAGCCTTCACGATCACGACGAGTATCTGCGATACCATCCGCAAACACAGCAACTCCCAAACGGTGGCGTTCCTACAGGCCTAAGCAAGTTGATCATTTGTGTCACGACCAGCTCGGTACCCGATCATTTGCCAGCAAACTTCTTCCGGATGCCTGAAAAGCTTCTGTGTCTTCATAACCTGCTGTCTCTGCGTCCGAGCAGGCGGACGACTGATGCTTCCTAACCATGGATTGAGCTTCCATGAGTATCCTGTGGTTTCGATGGCATCTGCAACTCAGACAACGTGCTTCCGGATCGTTGCGTCTTCTCTGCATTACCTCTAGTGTGCATTATCAAGCCTGGCCCCCTAGTAAGGCCGCGAGAGCTTTCGAGAGGAGTCCAAGGGGAGGTGTGCTGTGAGCAGAATGGCCATCCGCCAAGAAGCAAGATGCTGGTGCTTCACTGCTCAAGCTTTCCTGGGTCCAGCATTGTTGCCAATATTTGATTACGCTATCCAACACTTTCCTCACAAACAGTCTTTCTGAACTTCGCATCTCTGGCCACGGAGCGAAGAACCAATGTGCTATGAACAGCATATGAATTCGCGCATGTACATTTTGTCCTTGAAATTGTACCAGCGGTTGACTTCCTTCGAATCTCATAAGGGCCACTTCAGACAACTTACAGCGCTGCTAGCGAGCCCTCGAAACCTATTCTGGTACTGCAGGACACAGACTTTCCAAAAATGACGATACAGGACGACAAGGACATGGGCATGAAGAGAAGCGGCCGCTCGGTCGGTAAGATTTTCTGAGACGAGCGCCACGCGGAAAACATGTCGCGCGCTCTGGACTCATGTTCTCCATTGAGTTCGCAATCCTAGCACAACGTCAATACCGCATGTCAGGCATGTATGAAACAGCTGATGCGCTGTCAGGCTTCCATTTTCTGTAGCTCTACTCCATTGGAGCCACTCACTCCTTCCACGCCAGCTACAGATGTTGTTCTCGATATGGGCACTGAGTGTGCTGCCTGAAGTCTTTGCCACCACACCAACTCTGACAGGCTTTGAAAAAAACGTGCAATGGCAGCCCTGTTTCGACGAGAAGATACCTCTATTCTGTGCCAACCTGTCCCTCCCGGTGGATTGGAACAAGCCTGATGGCGAGCACTTTGATCTATTCATCAGCAAGATAGCTGCCAAAAAGCAGGATGCCAAAATTGGAAACCTCTTTTTCAATCCTGGAGGCCCAGGTGACGGCCCAGGCAAAAAATTGCAGCAGTCTGACAAAGCACCGTACAGCTACAATAACTGGGACCACAACCCCCTCACAGACCATTTCGATTTCATTGCGATCGATCCACGAGGGACTGGAAACTCCCGTCCCGTTCTTTGTGACCCGGAAGTGTGGCGAAAGGAGACCAGATTCTTCCCTCAAACGGAAGATGAGTTTAATCGCCTCAAATCTCAGCTGGAAGCGATGGGCCAGAGCTGCTATAACCAAACGGGCGACTGGTTGCGATACGTCGATACGGCAAGCAGCGCAAAGGATATCGAGGCGGTTCGTATCGCTCTTGGTGGCGAGCCTATGAGTTTCTTGGGCACGTCTTATGGTACACAGCTGGGTGCACAATATGCGGAGCTATTCCCTGGAAATATCCGTGCCATGGTACTGGACGGCGTTCTCGATCACTCAGAGCTGGACCCATTTGATAGTTGGGTGCAAGAAAGTGCAGGCTATGAGATGGTTGCAGAAGGATTTTTTGAATGGTGCGAAGGGGCCGGACGCAGCTGTGTGTTGAGCGGTGTGGACAACCTGCCGGCATGGTTCGACAATCTCATCGATCGCCTTAACGAGCAGCCGATCGAATTCCTTTCTCCCGAGCCATGCAATGGCAGTTCGATTGATTGCGGCAACAGAGTTCATGGTGACAAGGTCACGGAACAACTAGCCAACTTGATTGCCTTCCCAAACGTTGGTCCTACTTGGCAGGAAACTGCATTCCATCTGACTATGCTCGAATCTCGAGGTACGCCAGGCAGGTTCCAAGAATCTCCAAGGCGCGAAGGAAACTCGTCGGAATCGTACTCGTTCGTTGCGATCATCTGTGCCGATGCAATCTCGGAACAGACAAAACCCGATTATGCCACAATCAGTAAGAGAGTGGAATACGCAAGATCGTCCTTCCCACATACACGAGGTAACACCGGCTCGTGGGTACGTCTCACCTTCTGCCCTTTCTGGCCCGTACCATCCAACAACCCACCGCATGAGATCACGGCTTTCAAAGATGGCAGCTCGAAGCTCACTACCCCCATTTTGATTGTGAATGCATACCAGGACCCTCTGACGCGCTACGACGCAGCCGTAAACGTACAGCGTCAATTCGGTGACGCGAACGCGGTTTTGTTGAGCAGGGACGGGTTTGGACATCTGAGCGAACCATTCCCAGGAGCAGTGAGCGATGCAATATATGACTATCTCATCGACCTCAAAGTCCCGGCCCCTGGTACCGTCTTGAAAAATCTTGGCTTGTAAGCATAGCAGCTGGCTCCATGTCGCGTCTGAGCTTCTTGGAGTGTGCAATTTAATGTAGTCAATTAAACAAcgatcaagctcttcttccccAGCGAAGTTGTTTTTTACTTTCACATCATAGACATGGTGTTGTGGGATGCAAGTGGGGCGGTGACCAAGGTTAGCCTCAATCTTGACTAGTCTACCACTAAATCAATCGATGACGATCGAGGAGGACAAACACGATATAGACAAAAGTGATCATATGTGACGATGGGTGCTGAAGCATCAAAACCGCAAGCTGGCGCAAAAGTGCAGGTCATTGGTGCAGGTAATTCATCTCACCTCGGTCCCCTTCGAGCAGCATATCTGATGCATCAAATAGGCCTCTCACGAACCGGCACCGCTTCCTTCTGCGCCGCTCTCGAGATTCTCCTCAAAGGTCCAGTCTACCATGCCGGAACCCAATGCGTAATCTCAGACGATGAAACCCACATCAAGACCTGGATGGAAGTCCTCGCCCGAACACCTTACAAATCTCCTGCCGATAAAGACTTCGTGCTCAAGAAGATTCGAGAACGTACGACAGGCTATGTTGCCACAGCAGATACGCCGCTCGCTCAATTCGTCCCAGAGCTTCTGGAACTCTACCCAGAAGCGAAAGTAATATGTACGGTCCGCGATCCTGACGCTTGGGCGAAATCGATCTATCAGACCTCTGCAGCAACTCTGCAAGCTTTTTTGGGGATAATCATGTTCTGGATTCCCTGTTGGCGGTATTTTCCTCGATTCCTGACACTTTTAGCGGATGGCAGGTATGGAGAACTGTATTTGAAACCTGGGGAACCGCAGGAAGTACTACGTGGTAGACCTGTGTGGGACAGGCACATTGAGCATTTACGGAAAGTAGTGCCTGCGGAGAAGTTGTTCTTTGTTGATATCAGAGCTGGATGGGGGCCGTTGTGTGCTGCATTGGATATGGAAGTACCGAAAGGTGTGAGTTTTCCGAGAATCAATGATGGTAAGGCAATAGAGATGCTTGCTAAGGAGCAGATACAAAGGGGCTTGCTGAGGTGGGCGGCAGTCCTTGCAGGGTTTGCTGCTGTGGTTGCTGTCGTGTGGCAAGTCTTGCAATAATGTAGTGAAGCTGGTCGAGGTTCCACCATGAAATTGTATTGTCTTTGTTCTTGTCGCTCCTTGTGAGTGCCTTGATCAGATGCTGAATGCAACATTAAGCTGACCTAAGATAAGAGTCAGGAATCCACGAGAGCTATTGGAGCAACAACCAAAACAAAGCTCATCCTCCATCGACGCACTGAACGACGGCGGCCCAAGGACGACTATTTGCACAACCTAGCCTCCTTGCGGGCACAATCtgctttctcctcctcccactCAATCCTGTCTTCCTCGCACTCTCGCAGCTCCTTTTGCCAGTCCCTTTCAAGCTGACCGCAACTCTTGCGGCTCGCTTTCAATGCGTCCTCCCGACGATCACATTCATCATCCTTGGCTTTCTCTGCGGCTTCAGCCCTACGGCATTCAGACTTCTTGGAATTGAGCTCGCGGGTCTTCTGATCGACACACGCTCGGTTGCGGGCACGACGACAGCTTCTCAGCTCACGCTCGATGCGGTCTTCCTGGTCGTCGCAGAGGTCTTCAGCCCTTTCGAGAGCACGCTCCTCGCGCTTGCATTGGTCGTATTCGCGCTGGAGTTGAGCGTTATCCCCAGCTGGGCGACTGGTGCATGCGTCAAAGagagccttcttcttttggGCATCTGCAGAAAAATGTTAGCATGGCCATGACATTCCAGTCTGGTGGATAGCGACCTTGCTGGCATTCCTGAAAGTCTTTGAGCTCGTCGGCCTCGTCACGCTTGCATTTGTTGAAGTCGCGCAATCTGCTGGAGCACTGCCGAGCAGTATGCCTGCTGTGAAGGGCAACTCCTTCTGCTGGGGCGGCGAGAGCAGAGGAGCTTACTGCAAAGAGCGCAGCGCTCAGCAGGGAGAGCTTCATGGTGGAGTGCAGATAAAGAGAGGACGGAGGCTCTCGTATAGGCAGATGAGATCTTGGTAGATGGAGCTGAAGTTGCTAGCGTTCGTACTGAGCTCTTTGGGTAGGAGGTGCTGGAAGCCAACTCTTATATAATGCCGTTCGTCATGATCTCAATATGATCTCCTCTTCTCAAAATCCAAGTCTACAACGTCGACACCGCATTCAAGCTGGTCATCGATGCCCGCCAAGTTGGAACCAGAGCCATTGGCAGAAAGGGGCCAAGTACGCGTTTCCTCTCACAACAAGAATTGCGCATGGTGTGCCAAATGCTGTGCAGCCTTGGATTCCTTGAGCACGCGTGAGGAATAGCAGGTTGAGGCGTACATGCACACCACGCTGCAATAGTAGCCCGCGGAGCACTACCACGACTGCAGCGTGTCGTATGCATGCGGCGATCTGGCGAAGTGTTGGAGAGCAACAAGGCCAAACCGACTAGACAAGTTAGCTTGCATGTTCGCCGCAAGTTAGTACGACGACGGGCATCGGTTCTGTTCGAGCGCTTGGGGAATTTGCAACTCGACGACAGGGGAGGCTCACACCCACCCCGAGAGCTCCCGCTAGAGTTGTTCATCGACCCCCAGGCTTGCAAAAGCTGATGATAGTGCCGTTCTGAGCATCTAGCCGCTTGAGCTCGGGATCGACGAGCGCAAACGGCGTTAGCATGTCCAAGCAATGCCCAAGCTGTTCTTTGCATGCTGATCGTGGGCATGGTGATCCCTCCCAGTTTTCCGTACCGTGCGCGCGGAGTCGGCTTGCACCAATGTGCTGGATATGGTTATACAAGTGGCAAAGGTTTAGTGCAAGCGTGATTCAGTGAGAGGCGATATGCTGATCGCCAAAGGCTTGGAGTCCGTGTACCAGTTTACCTACGAATGTGACCAGATCTCCAGGGCTACGTGGTCTCATTCGTAATGTGCGCCGGAATTGGACACATATCTACAGTCATACGGCCAACAGCAGAAATATTCCAACGATGATGGCCTACATGCCTGGTATTCCTCACTTTGGTCCGAGATAGCCCATGGTTCGTGATCCGGATTGAAGAGAATCGGAGCCGTTCTCTAGATCGGTGGCCTACAAGTGCTCTGCCGAACAAGTGTGAGTTCTTCCTTGTCTACTATTCTGTCACATTGTAACCGATGTTCACGGCATGCATTGCTGTGCCACGTCTGCTGCTTCGGCGTTGCGCTTGTTCGTGTCTAGCGTTGGAAAGCTTTCTGGAACCGTCGAAGGCTCGTCGCCATTGATTGAGcacatcgtcatcctcacgCTGGCATTGCTGGGCTTGACTGGGCAACTCTCTTGGACTTGGCTTTGAGCAGGCGACACTCAAACCGATACATCTGATGAGGGCGCGGACTACGTTGAGATTGAGTGAAAGTCGGACAGCGATGCCATTTCGTTGTGTCCGGGGTGGTGGATGTCGAAAGACGACAGGATGCACGCGAGACGCGTGAAGCGCGACATGAGGTCGCGACTTCACAAGCCACTGCCAAGAACTGACCACAGAGGGCGTGAACGTGGGGCAACAAAGGGCTCTCATGCCTCCGCGGAGCTTCGAGATTCTGCAGGAAGGTTCGCGTCTTGAGAAATTGCCTGGCGGGTAGAACGCTTTCATCGACAAGGAGTCTACCTCCTAAGTTGGGTGTGCTTTGCACGAGCCACGATCTTCAAAGACCGGAGTGGGTTCCGCTTAATCCTAGCTTCGTCTTTGTCAGCTAGGCATCATCGCCACTGAGCGGCATTCATTTGATCTACTTTGTACATTGTCCATACAGACTGCACATCGCAATCGCAGCTGCTAGCCACCATGGCCGACACCGAGCGACCACGAACACCGCCGCGGAAGGCTCCTGTGGCCTCGGCTCACTCTCCCATAACTCCAGAGCAAGTTCGTCGTATGGAAGAGTCTCGATTACGAGCCAAAGCACTTCGAACACAGCAGGAAGCACAGAAGAAGACAACGACCCGGCCTTCAGCTCCCACATCTCTTGCAGGACAGAAACGGACACACGCTGCGATCACACGAGACATACCAGCGACCTCTCGCGACGCACGAATTAATGTACCGAACAGCAACAACGGCCTCTCCGCTGCACCAGACGATGGCATCCGAGCTGCTAGGAAGTTTCAAAAATACGTCGAATACGACTTCAGCAAGATGACAGACACAAAAGGTGGTTTCATGACGGCCGACGATGATCCATACAACAAAGCATTGCATGCACCTGATCCAGACGGCAAGCCCGCGAATATGACATTGCGAGAATGGGAGCAGAAACAAGTGCAGCGTAAGCTGCAGATGACAAAAGCCGGACCCTACGAACCTGGTCTGTCAGCTCTTGACGCCCAAAACGCAAAGAAATGCAGAGAATGCGGCAGTCTCGAGATCGATTGGAACTGGGACGAAATGCTCAACACACAAATCTGCCACACATGCAAAGACAAATATCCTGAGAAATACAGTCTCTTGACGAAAACAGAGGCGAAGGAAGATTACCTCCTCACGGACCCAGAATTGAAAGATGAGAGCTTATTACCGCACATCAAGAAACCCAACCCGCACAAAAGTACATGGAACGACATGATGCTGTACCTCCGATATCAGGTCGAACAATACGCCTTCTCGGAGAAGAAGTGGGGTAGTGCGGAGGGGTTGGACGCAGAGTATGAAAGGAGGACGAAAGAGACGAAGGAtcgcaaggagaagaagttcaGGAATAAATTGAATGAGCTCAAGAAGAGAACACGAGTCGAAGCGTACAAGAAAGCGAGaagtggtggcggaggagaatTTGGTGATACGATAGGGAATGGACAGCATGAGCATGAATGGGGGCGAAGTGTCGAAGATCCCGAAACGGGCATGACGAAGAAAGCTTGTGTTGAATGTGGAATGGAGGTTGAAGAATTGGAGTTTTGAGGCCAGAAATGTCTCACTGTAATTGCTTGGTTGTATTATGCGCAAGATACCCCTTTGATATTTGGAAAGAGCGAGCGAATACCTGTGGTCAGGAGATTATGTAGATATAGTGTACGACCATGCCTGTATTGCTCTATATGTATTTGTACGGGTTCATAATACCATTCTGCACAATCAGTCAGTTCACAAGCTCGACCAAATATAATTGCAAGATAACTCACCGGGTCGTAAAGCTGCTTTATTTGCTTCATCAGCTTGATCATCGTTTCACTCCGGCTGTACCCGAtagcctccttcttcgcgagtCCTAACCCGTGCTCGGCAGAAATGCTACCATTTCGTTGTTGAATCCATTCAAAAACCCATGGCTCCAGCACCTTCTCGACCTCTTTGTCGTATCTCCTCGTACATACGTTTAAGTGCAGATTTGAATCGCCCATATGACCGTACCCAATCACATCGATCACAGGCTTGCTGTCATCCTCAGGATCCATAAGCCCACTATCTTGGAATCTTTGCCTCGCTTCTGCTACAAGGTCGTATAGTTGTGGCAGGGGTATTGACAAGTCGTACTTGTAGACACCTCCCCAGTGTTGTGAAGCTTCGCTGACACCTTCTCGACATGCCCAGAGGTTTTGCGATTGTGTCTCATTCTCGGCGAGAATGCCATCTGCCACAATTTCCTCACCCATGACGTGCTCGAGGAAGGCCTCCACCTTTTCGCGATCGTGATCGGCGTTGGATCCGGAAGTTTCGATGAGACAGTAGAAGGGGTATTCGCCTTCGAGAGGTAGCTTGCCCCCAGAGGCGCGGGTGTAGATCTGCTGTGAGTTGCCGTCCATGAATTCAAATGCAGATAGAATCTCCTGAAGATGCTTTTTGGCCTCTTTGAAAGCGTCCTGCACCTTTTCGTATGACTCCAAACCGAAATATGCCACGTTCACCGCCGGCGATCGTTGCGGAGTCAGTATTGAAACTGCCGTAACAATGCCAATGGTGCCTTCGCCTCCAATGAAGAGCTGTTTCAGGTCATATCCAGTGTTGTTCTTGCGAAGCTTTCCGAGATCATCGACTATTGTGCCATCTGGCAGTACTGCTTCCAAGCCAAGTACATTCCCGTGCAAGCTGCCGTATCGTAGTAATCGCAGACCTCCAGCGTTAGTCGCAACGTTGCCTCCAAGCTGGCAAGTTCCCTTGGCACCGAGATCGAGAGGGAAAATGTGCCCACGCTCAGCAAGATGGTTGTCAGCAGCTTCCAGTACGACACCAGCATCAGCAACGAGAATGCCAGAAACATCGTCAAAATCTCGGATCTTGTTCATGCGTGCCAAATTGATCACGATCTCGTCGAAGACCGGTACAGACCCTCCCACGAGACCAGTGTTGCCTCCTTGTGGGTTGACAGCGATCAAGTTATCGTTGCAGTATTTCAAAATCTTGCTGACTTCCTCGGTCGATCCTGGCTTCAGCACCAATCTCGTCTGACCCCGATATTTTCTCATCCAGTCCGCATTGAATGCTTCCAGATCGCTCGTAGAGTCCTGAGTAACGCCATCAATGATCGCATTGTCTACTCCTAGCACGTCTTTGAAAAACCTGACGTCGCCTTCGTCGATCTGCTTGAAGCGAGGGTCTCGTTTGATGTTCGGGTATGAATCGGTGGTatacttgatcttcttgggaTCGCTGACACCTGATCGTGACTCGGGAGGATTGTGTTCGGCATTGGAGGCGGTTGTGGTAGCTTGCGCATAGCATCGGAATGACGGCGCTTGGTATACAGCTCGGAGGTGTGCTGGTTGCTGAAAAGCCTTGTTCGCGATTCGGATGCGCCTCAAGGCGGGCAGACAGCGATTTGCAGGAGACATTGTCGCGGGACAGTATAGCCGCAGGTGAGGATAGGTGCAAGTGGAAGGCAGCGAAACAAATAAAAGAGAGGCAATGTTTCGTGACGTCTTGTTCGGGCAGCTTTCGGAGCAATGCGAGCGCCGTCCCGATGGAGACAGAGCTTCGTGCTTGACGCGCGCCGCCAGTGCCTGGAGCTCCGACTGCTGCATCAAACAATCCACCAAACCGCCTTTCCTGATCGTCATCATCTGCGCCATCTCAACACATAACCCTTACTGAAACCGCCCGGATAAGCTCGTCAACATGGCATCCGGCTACGACCGCGCACTGTCCGTGTTCTCGCCCGATGGCCACGTCTTCCAGGTCGAATACGCCCTCGAAGCCGTCAAGCGTGGAACATGCGCCGTAGCAGTCAAAGGCACCGCCAA
This genomic interval from Cercospora beticola chromosome 7, complete sequence contains the following:
- a CDS encoding uncharacterized protein (BUSCO:EOG09260NNR), which codes for MARPKRQSATGQSSSVASLSTPKRTTRTTRGLVATSIDRSSVGTPPQGESDNSSDEEIVVRPTRRVARGVVLPQISAMERSAYKKPATKRQSPTDSSLSSTDGLSRDSSAEYETPATTPATSVRGGPSNASKRKRSMLGNVITINDSEDEDDLTLAIRLQEEEYAEAGAEQPAKKKARAVVVDDSEDDVSMLSELDTDDSMPMKTSTRNKISKNPSSSVSKMPVKAEASSSRSAKKTPIRKASFKAKSSISKTVKKQIPDSEDDELSEVDSEDFVVDSSEPAESTGVSDTESDIPLAVARPAPALVKRGAARGRGRRTAKAARRHGRITAEQAAQIAADLESMVGLGRKERERKKLEKAHPGIKTMWTDLEKIPVIQPEAALQPDSINRKLKPFQLEGLNWMIKQEKTHYKGGLLGDEMGMGKTIQAVSLIMSDYPQKEPTLVLMPPVALMQWKTEIEEYTDGKLKVLVYHGQNNKVKNMSVKKLKEFDVILISYNSLESLHRKEIKGWSRGEDIVKEDSPIHAIHYHRLILDEAHSIKSRTTGVAKACFALKGTYKWCLSGTPVQNRIGEFFSLLRFLEVRPFADYFCKKCPCAMLHWQLDDDHMCKECKHAGMEHVSVFNQELLNPLTQSEEAEDRAEAMAKLHLITARIMLRRMKRDHTSSMELPPKEVIIHNEFFGPIERDFSSSIMSNTARTFDTYVARGVMLNNYANIFGLIMQMRQVANHPDLLLKKNAHEGQNVLVCNICDEVAEEAIRSQCKHDFCRACVKSYCQSIEQDDGEADCPRCHIPLSIDFDQPEIEQDEDVVKKSSIINRIKMEDWTSSTKIEMLIYDLYKLRSKKQTLKSIVFSQFTSMLQLIEWRLRRAGFNTVMLDGSMTPIQRQRSIDHFMNTPECEIFLVSLKAGGVALNLVEASRVFIVDPWWNPAAEWQSADRCHRIGQRRPCVITRLCIEDSVESRIVMLQEKKANMINGTINNDKVAMEKLTPEDMQFLFRGT
- a CDS encoding uncharacterized protein (MEROPS:MER0004231) produces the protein MLFSIWALSVLPEVFATTPTLTGFEKNVQWQPCFDEKIPLFCANLSLPVDWNKPDGEHFDLFISKIAAKKQDAKIGNLFFNPGGPGDGPGKKLQQSDKAPYSYNNWDHNPLTDHFDFIAIDPRGTGNSRPVLCDPEVWRKETRFFPQTEDEFNRLKSQLEAMGQSCYNQTGDWLRYVDTASSAKDIEAVRIALGGEPMSFLGTSYGTQLGAQYAELFPGNIRAMVLDGVLDHSELDPFDSWVQESAGYEMVAEGFFEWCEGAGRSCVLSGVDNLPAWFDNLIDRLNEQPIEFLSPEPCNGSSIDCGNRVHGDKVTEQLANLIAFPNVGPTWQETAFHLTMLESRGTPGRFQESPRREGNSSESYSFVAIICADAISEQTKPDYATISKRVEYARSSFPHTRGNTGSWVRLTFCPFWPVPSNNPPHEITAFKDGSSKLTTPILIVNAYQDPLTRYDAAVNVQRQFGDANAVLLSRDGFGHLSEPFPGAVSDAIYDYLIDLKVPAPGTVLKNLGL
- a CDS encoding uncharacterized protein (BUSCO:EOG092641G3); the encoded protein is MADTERPRTPPRKAPVASAHSPITPEQVRRMEESRLRAKALRTQQEAQKKTTTRPSAPTSLAGQKRTHAAITRDIPATSRDARINVPNSNNGLSAAPDDGIRAARKFQKYVEYDFSKMTDTKGGFMTADDDPYNKALHAPDPDGKPANMTLREWEQKQVQRKLQMTKAGPYEPGLSALDAQNAKKCRECGSLEIDWNWDEMLNTQICHTCKDKYPEKYSLLTKTEAKEDYLLTDPELKDESLLPHIKKPNPHKSTWNDMMLYLRYQVEQYAFSEKKWGSAEGLDAEYERRTKETKDRKEKKFRNKLNELKKRTRVEAYKKARSGGGGEFGDTIGNGQHEHEWGRSVEDPETGMTKKACVECGMEVEELEF